In the Klebsiella aerogenes KCTC 2190 genome, one interval contains:
- a CDS encoding diguanylate cyclase — protein sequence MNDESKKYISVIFKEWLPLYDSLTPAVKEVLKNIAEEQSEALAARFYDFIFQDPDIARHLTYDLVQERLSRSLALWVKEILTSDKAQLPALAERQYQIGSIHARIGIPAEAVLRGARQIKAGLIEYIRSHVNDRRIAVDAIYYAIMAINMAVEMMCHAYTLSHYRATKNEEAYRLYSLMDNVPMEYGKQQAALSGWENTAIFNIVSENKANTNATLLSESEFGLWFRHKCVRYFNKNSQMDEIAALISQVDDLLIGWRASASVMDYKNTQNLIQGIHIHCQQIGSQLGVIFSSLSQMQNGKDALTSLLNRRYLPVVLKHEVTLAMEHELPMTVAIVDIDHFKGINDNWGHMVGDRAIKHVAELLSDNIRSSDYIFRYGGEEFLLVLVETGVSEAFTILDRLRKKISQLAFNVGGDTQIPITASIGYAVHSGHPDYNLLLRDADNALYAAKREGRNCVKMHKGRV from the coding sequence ATGAACGATGAAAGCAAAAAATATATCTCTGTTATTTTTAAGGAGTGGCTACCGCTGTATGACAGCCTGACGCCAGCCGTTAAGGAGGTACTTAAAAATATCGCAGAGGAGCAATCGGAAGCGTTAGCGGCCCGGTTTTATGATTTTATTTTTCAGGATCCGGATATTGCCCGCCACCTGACTTATGATTTAGTTCAGGAGCGTCTGAGCCGCTCGCTGGCGCTATGGGTGAAGGAGATCCTGACCAGCGACAAAGCGCAGTTGCCGGCGTTGGCGGAACGGCAATATCAGATTGGCAGCATCCACGCGCGGATCGGCATCCCGGCGGAGGCGGTGCTGCGCGGCGCCCGGCAGATTAAGGCCGGGCTTATCGAGTATATCCGCAGCCACGTAAACGACCGCCGGATTGCCGTCGATGCCATTTATTACGCTATTATGGCGATTAATATGGCCGTTGAGATGATGTGCCATGCCTATACCTTATCGCACTATCGGGCGACCAAAAACGAAGAGGCGTATCGCCTGTATAGTTTGATGGACAATGTTCCGATGGAATATGGCAAACAGCAGGCGGCGCTTTCCGGTTGGGAAAATACGGCGATTTTTAATATTGTTAGCGAAAATAAAGCAAATACTAACGCTACGTTATTATCTGAATCGGAATTTGGTCTATGGTTCCGCCATAAATGCGTACGCTATTTTAACAAAAATAGCCAGATGGACGAAATCGCCGCATTAATTTCGCAGGTCGACGACTTATTAATAGGTTGGCGAGCATCCGCCTCTGTCATGGATTATAAAAATACACAAAACCTGATTCAGGGGATCCATATTCATTGCCAGCAAATAGGCAGCCAACTGGGGGTGATTTTTAGCAGCTTGTCGCAGATGCAAAATGGCAAAGATGCGTTAACCAGCCTACTTAACCGCCGCTATTTGCCGGTAGTGCTGAAGCATGAAGTGACGCTGGCAATGGAGCATGAGCTGCCAATGACGGTAGCGATCGTAGATATCGATCATTTCAAAGGCATTAACGATAACTGGGGCCATATGGTCGGCGACCGGGCGATTAAACATGTCGCGGAACTGCTCAGCGATAATATCCGTTCCAGCGACTATATCTTCCGCTACGGCGGGGAAGAGTTTCTGCTGGTGCTGGTGGAGACCGGCGTGTCAGAGGCGTTTACCATCCTCGACCGCCTGCGCAAGAAAATTAGCCAACTGGCGTTTAACGTTGGCGGCGACACGCAGATCCCGATCACCGCCAGCATTGGCTATGCCGTGCACTCCGGCCATCCTGATTACAACCTGCTGTTGCGCGATGCCGATAATGCGCTGTACGCCGCCAAACGCGAGGGGCGCAACTGCGTGAAAATGCACAAAGGCAGGGTATAA
- the trpS gene encoding tryptophan--tRNA ligase, which translates to MNHPQTILTGDRPTGQLHLGHYVGSLRQRVALQHDHQQFILIADLQGLTDNGSNPQKISHHILEVMADYLAVGIDPRLTTICLQSALPALAELSALYMNIVTVARVERNPTVKNEIAQKGFARSLPVGFLAYPISQAADITAFKAELVPVGDDQLPMIEQTNEIVHKMNSLTGEPVLRHCKALLSEVSRLPGVDGNAKMSKSLGNTLTLSASEEEIYRAVSAMYTDPTHLRVSDPGNVDGNVVFTYLDAFHSNKARVAEMKAHYQRGGLGDRQCKNELETCLQELLAPIRERRATYSQDKGMLLELLRQGSERAHQLTQQTLHEVKRGLGLPILF; encoded by the coding sequence ATGAACCATCCACAAACCATCCTCACCGGCGACCGCCCGACCGGCCAACTACATCTTGGCCACTACGTCGGTTCGCTGCGCCAGCGCGTCGCGCTGCAGCACGACCACCAGCAGTTTATCCTGATCGCCGACCTGCAAGGGCTCACCGATAACGGCAGCAACCCGCAAAAAATCAGCCACCATATCCTCGAAGTCATGGCCGATTATCTGGCCGTCGGCATCGACCCCAGGCTCACCACTATTTGCCTGCAGTCCGCTCTGCCCGCGCTGGCTGAGCTCAGCGCGCTGTATATGAATATCGTCACCGTCGCTCGCGTGGAACGTAATCCGACGGTAAAAAATGAGATTGCCCAGAAGGGATTCGCCCGCTCGCTGCCGGTTGGCTTCCTCGCCTATCCGATTAGCCAGGCCGCCGATATCACCGCCTTCAAAGCCGAGCTGGTGCCGGTGGGCGACGATCAGCTACCGATGATTGAGCAGACCAATGAAATCGTCCACAAAATGAATAGCCTCACCGGCGAACCGGTACTGCGCCACTGCAAAGCGCTACTCAGCGAAGTGAGCCGCCTGCCGGGCGTCGACGGTAATGCCAAAATGTCGAAATCGCTGGGCAATACGCTGACGTTATCGGCCAGTGAAGAGGAGATTTACCGCGCGGTCAGCGCGATGTATACCGACCCGACACACCTGAGAGTCAGCGATCCGGGGAATGTCGACGGCAACGTGGTATTCACCTATCTCGACGCTTTCCATAGCAATAAGGCGCGGGTTGCCGAGATGAAAGCCCACTATCAGCGCGGCGGGCTGGGCGATCGCCAGTGTAAGAATGAACTGGAAACCTGCTTGCAGGAGCTACTGGCGCCGATCCGCGAACGCCGGGCTACCTACAGTCAGGATAAAGGAATGCTGCTGGAATTGTTGCGCCAGGGTAGCGAACGCGCCCACCAGCTCACGCAGCAGACGCTGCATGAAGTGAAGCGCGGGCTGGGGCTGCCGATACTGTTCTGA
- the rbbA gene encoding ribosome-associated ATPase/putative transporter RbbA — MKLTPQDTSPPVALLENVGQQFGATIALRDINLAIPARRMVGLIGPDGVGKSSLLSLIAGARAIEQGNVMVLGGDMRDVRHRQQVCPKIAWMPQGLGKNLYHTLSVYENVDFFARLFGHDKAERELRINELLQSTGLAPFRDRPAGKLSGGMKQKLGLCCALIHDPQLLILDEPTTGVDPLSRAQFWDLIDSIRQRQPEMSVLVATAYMEEAERFDWLVAMNAGEILATGSAAALKKQTGSQTLEQAFIALLPEAQRLAHKDVVIPPRDSSEEEIAIEARGLTMRFGNFVAVDHVNFRIARGEIFGFLGSNGCGKSTTMKMLTGLLPASEGEAWLFGQPVDPKDIATRQRVGYMSQAFSLYSELSVRQNLELHARLFHIPDHEIAGRVAEMSKRFMLTEVEDALPADLPLGIRQRLSLAVAVIHRPEMLILDEPTSGVDPVARDMFWQLMVDLARQDRVTIFISTHFMNEAERCDRISLMHAGKVLASDTPQALVEQRGSASLEEAFIAWLQEAADAAQPTVSVSTTPAPSAVVSHQQNASPRQSFSLRRLFSYSRREALELRRDPVRSTLALLGTVILMFIMGYGISMDVEDLRFAVLDRDQTISSQNWSQNIAGSRYFIEQAPLRSYDELDRRMRNGELAVAIEIPPNFGRDIARGTPVQIGVWVDGAMPNRAETVRGYVQAMHLAWLQEMAGQQSSPNRDTSLISIETRYRYNPDVKSLPAIVPAVIPLLLMMIPAMLSALSVVREKELGSIINLYVTPTTRSEFLLGKQLPYIVLGMFNFFLLCALSVFVFGVAHKGSFLTLTLAALLYVTIATGLGLLISTFMKSQIAAIFGTAIITLIPATQFSGMIDPVASLEGPGRWIGQIYPTSHFLTIARGTFSKALNISDLWVSFIPLLIAVPLVLGLSVWLLKKQEG, encoded by the coding sequence ATGAAACTGACGCCGCAGGATACTTCGCCCCCCGTCGCCCTGCTGGAAAACGTTGGCCAGCAGTTTGGCGCCACCATCGCGTTGCGCGATATCAACCTGGCGATCCCGGCGCGGCGTATGGTTGGCCTGATTGGCCCGGATGGGGTCGGCAAATCAAGCCTGCTCTCGCTTATCGCCGGGGCGCGGGCCATCGAGCAGGGTAACGTGATGGTGCTCGGCGGCGATATGCGCGACGTTCGTCACCGCCAACAGGTATGCCCGAAAATCGCCTGGATGCCGCAGGGCCTGGGGAAAAACCTCTACCATACACTATCGGTCTATGAAAACGTCGACTTCTTCGCCCGCCTGTTTGGTCACGATAAAGCCGAGCGTGAACTTCGTATCAACGAACTGCTGCAGAGCACCGGGCTGGCGCCGTTTCGCGATCGCCCTGCCGGTAAACTCTCCGGTGGAATGAAACAAAAGCTCGGCCTGTGCTGTGCACTGATCCACGACCCGCAGCTACTCATCCTTGATGAACCGACAACCGGCGTCGACCCGCTCTCCCGCGCGCAGTTCTGGGATCTGATAGACAGCATTCGCCAGCGTCAGCCGGAAATGAGCGTGCTGGTCGCCACCGCCTACATGGAAGAGGCCGAGCGCTTCGACTGGCTGGTGGCGATGAACGCCGGTGAGATTCTGGCGACCGGTAGCGCGGCGGCGCTCAAAAAACAGACCGGCAGCCAGACCCTGGAACAGGCGTTTATCGCGCTTCTGCCGGAAGCGCAGCGCCTGGCGCATAAAGACGTGGTCATCCCGCCGCGCGACAGCAGTGAGGAAGAGATCGCTATTGAAGCGCGCGGCCTGACCATGCGCTTCGGCAACTTTGTCGCCGTCGACCACGTTAACTTTCGTATCGCCCGTGGCGAAATTTTTGGCTTCCTCGGCTCTAACGGCTGCGGCAAATCCACCACCATGAAGATGCTCACCGGCCTGTTGCCCGCCAGCGAAGGCGAGGCCTGGCTGTTCGGCCAGCCGGTCGACCCGAAAGATATCGCCACCCGCCAACGAGTGGGTTATATGTCGCAGGCTTTCTCGCTCTATAGCGAACTGAGCGTACGGCAAAACCTGGAGCTGCACGCCCGCTTGTTTCACATTCCGGACCATGAAATAGCTGGCCGGGTCGCAGAAATGAGCAAGCGCTTTATGCTGACCGAGGTTGAAGACGCGCTTCCCGCTGACTTGCCGCTGGGGATCCGCCAGCGCCTGTCATTAGCGGTCGCGGTAATCCATCGCCCGGAGATGCTGATCCTCGATGAACCCACCTCCGGCGTTGACCCGGTGGCGCGCGATATGTTCTGGCAGCTGATGGTTGACCTGGCGCGGCAGGATCGTGTCACCATCTTCATCTCTACCCACTTTATGAATGAGGCCGAACGCTGCGATCGCATCTCGCTGATGCACGCCGGCAAGGTGCTGGCCAGCGATACGCCGCAGGCGCTGGTTGAGCAACGTGGCTCCGCCAGCCTCGAAGAGGCGTTTATCGCCTGGCTGCAGGAAGCGGCGGATGCCGCGCAACCGACCGTTTCTGTCTCTACCACGCCCGCGCCGTCTGCTGTCGTATCACACCAGCAGAACGCGTCCCCACGCCAGTCATTCAGCCTGCGCCGCCTGTTTAGCTATAGCCGCCGCGAAGCGCTGGAACTACGCCGCGATCCGGTACGATCGACGCTGGCGCTGCTGGGGACGGTGATCCTGATGTTTATCATGGGCTATGGGATTAGCATGGACGTCGAGGATCTGCGCTTTGCCGTCCTCGACCGCGATCAAACGATCAGCAGCCAGAACTGGTCGCAGAATATCGCGGGCTCACGCTACTTTATCGAGCAGGCGCCACTGCGGAGTTATGACGAATTGGATCGTCGAATGCGTAACGGCGAGCTGGCGGTAGCGATAGAAATCCCGCCGAACTTTGGCCGCGATATCGCTCGCGGTACGCCGGTGCAAATAGGTGTTTGGGTGGACGGCGCAATGCCAAATCGCGCGGAAACGGTGCGCGGATACGTACAGGCGATGCATCTGGCCTGGCTGCAGGAGATGGCCGGGCAGCAAAGTAGCCCGAATCGTGATACCTCGCTTATTTCCATCGAGACCCGCTATCGCTATAACCCGGACGTAAAGAGCCTGCCGGCCATCGTCCCGGCGGTGATCCCGCTGCTGCTGATGATGATCCCGGCGATGCTCAGCGCTCTGAGCGTAGTGCGTGAAAAAGAGCTCGGTTCGATCATCAACCTGTACGTGACGCCGACCACCCGCAGCGAGTTCCTGCTCGGCAAACAGCTGCCTTACATCGTGTTGGGGATGTTTAACTTCTTTCTACTATGCGCGTTGTCGGTCTTCGTATTTGGCGTCGCGCATAAGGGCAGTTTCCTGACCCTCACCCTGGCGGCTCTGCTGTATGTCACCATCGCTACCGGGCTGGGATTGCTGATCTCAACATTTATGAAGAGCCAAATCGCCGCTATTTTCGGTACCGCGATTATTACGCTGATTCCGGCCACCCAGTTCTCCGGGATGATTGACCCGGTGGCATCGCTGGAGGGGCCAGGTCGCTGGATCGGACAAATCTACCCGACCAGCCATTTCCTGACCATCGCCCGTGGCACCTTCTCCAAGGCGCTGAATATTAGCGATTTGTGGGTTTCGTTCATTCCACTATTGATTGCGGTGCCGCTGGTGCTCGGGCTGAGCGTGTGGCTGCTGAAAAAACAGGAGGGGTGA
- a CDS encoding ABC transporter permease, with the protein MRGLRNIYNLGIKELRSLLGDKAMLALIVFAFTVSVYSSATVMPGSLHLAPIAIADMDKSQLSSRIINGFYRPWFLTPELISADEMDAGLDAGRYTFAINIPPNFQRDVLAGRQPEVQVNVDATRMSQAFTGNGYIQNIISGEVNSFVARYRDNSALPVELAVRMRFNPNLEQERFGAVMAIINNITMLAIVLTGSALIREREHGTIEHLLVMPVTPFEIMMAKIWSMGLVVLVVSGLSLLLMVQGVLQVPIEGSIPLFMLGVALSLFATTSIGIFMGTLARSMPQLGLLMILVLLPLQMLSGGSTPRESMPQLVQDIMLTMPTTHFVSLAQAILYRGASFTIVWPQFLILFAIGGAFFTIALLRFRKTIGEMA; encoded by the coding sequence ATGCGCGGATTACGCAATATTTATAACCTCGGTATCAAAGAGCTGCGCAGCCTCCTCGGCGATAAAGCGATGCTGGCGCTGATTGTATTTGCTTTTACCGTGTCGGTTTACTCCTCGGCCACGGTAATGCCCGGCTCTCTGCACCTGGCGCCTATCGCCATTGCCGATATGGATAAATCACAGCTCTCATCGCGGATCATTAACGGCTTTTATCGGCCGTGGTTTTTAACGCCGGAGTTGATCAGCGCCGATGAAATGGATGCCGGGCTGGATGCGGGACGATACACATTCGCCATCAATATTCCGCCAAACTTCCAGCGCGATGTGCTGGCCGGTCGTCAGCCGGAGGTGCAGGTCAACGTCGACGCCACGCGAATGAGCCAGGCCTTTACCGGCAACGGCTATATCCAGAATATTATCAGCGGTGAAGTGAACAGCTTTGTCGCCCGCTATCGCGACAACAGTGCGCTGCCGGTAGAGCTGGCGGTGAGGATGCGCTTTAACCCTAACCTTGAGCAAGAGCGCTTCGGCGCGGTGATGGCGATTATTAACAATATCACCATGCTGGCAATTGTCCTCACCGGCTCGGCGCTTATCCGCGAGCGAGAGCACGGCACCATTGAGCACCTGCTTGTGATGCCGGTAACGCCGTTTGAGATAATGATGGCCAAGATCTGGTCGATGGGTCTGGTGGTACTGGTTGTCTCCGGGCTGTCGCTACTGCTGATGGTACAGGGAGTTTTGCAGGTACCGATTGAGGGGTCGATTCCGCTGTTTATGCTGGGGGTTGCGCTCAGCCTGTTCGCCACCACCTCCATTGGCATTTTTATGGGCACGCTCGCCCGTTCTATGCCGCAACTGGGGCTACTGATGATCCTGGTGCTGCTGCCGCTGCAGATGCTCTCCGGCGGATCCACGCCACGGGAGAGTATGCCGCAGCTGGTTCAGGACATTATGTTGACCATGCCGACCACCCATTTCGTCAGCCTCGCGCAGGCGATACTTTACCGCGGCGCCAGCTTTACCATCGTCTGGCCGCAGTTTTTAATTTTGTTCGCTATCGGCGGCGCTTTCTTTACCATTGCGCTGCTGCGTTTTCGCAAGACAATTGGTGAGATGGCATAA
- a CDS encoding HlyD family secretion protein, whose protein sequence is MDKNKRRWAGYIVVAAVVIAAAWWMLRPAGLPPGFAASNGRIEATEVDIATKIAGRIETILVKEGQFVHKGDVLARMDTRVLNEQRLEAAAQIKEAQSAVAAANALLDQRQSEMRATEAVVKQRQAELDSTAKRHVRSSTLSQRGAVSAQQLDDDRAAAESARAALESAKAQVSAARAAIEAARTSIIQAKTRVEAAEATHRRILADIDDSQLKAPRDGRIQYRVAEPGEVLAAGGRVLNMVDLADVYMTFFLPTEQAGLLALGSEARLILDAAPELVIPANISFVASVAQFTPKTVETSDERLKLMFRVKARIPPELLEQHLEYVKTGLPGMAWVRLDKQKSWPEALTVRLPQ, encoded by the coding sequence ATGGATAAGAACAAACGACGTTGGGCCGGGTATATCGTAGTTGCAGCGGTGGTTATCGCCGCAGCATGGTGGATGTTGCGCCCGGCCGGGCTACCGCCGGGCTTCGCCGCCAGTAATGGCCGCATCGAGGCGACGGAAGTCGATATCGCCACCAAAATTGCCGGGCGTATCGAGACGATTCTGGTCAAAGAGGGGCAGTTCGTCCATAAAGGCGATGTGCTGGCGCGGATGGATACGCGGGTACTCAATGAGCAGCGCCTGGAAGCCGCCGCGCAAATCAAAGAAGCGCAAAGCGCGGTTGCCGCCGCCAATGCTTTACTCGACCAGCGGCAGAGCGAAATGCGCGCCACCGAAGCGGTGGTGAAGCAGCGCCAGGCGGAGCTCGATTCCACCGCCAAACGCCACGTCCGTTCCAGCACCCTTTCGCAACGTGGCGCCGTCTCCGCTCAGCAGCTGGATGACGATCGCGCGGCCGCTGAAAGCGCCCGCGCGGCGCTGGAATCGGCGAAAGCGCAGGTCTCTGCCGCCCGCGCCGCCATTGAAGCCGCTCGTACCAGCATTATTCAGGCTAAAACCCGCGTTGAAGCCGCCGAAGCGACCCATCGGCGGATCCTCGCCGATATTGACGATAGCCAACTGAAAGCGCCGCGCGACGGCCGCATCCAGTATCGCGTTGCTGAGCCAGGCGAAGTGCTGGCCGCCGGAGGGCGGGTATTGAACATGGTCGACCTGGCTGACGTCTATATGACCTTCTTCCTGCCAACGGAGCAGGCGGGCCTGTTGGCGCTCGGCAGTGAAGCGCGCTTGATCCTGGATGCCGCGCCAGAGCTGGTGATCCCGGCAAATATCAGCTTTGTCGCCAGCGTCGCACAATTCACGCCAAAAACGGTAGAAACCAGCGACGAGCGGCTCAAGCTGATGTTCCGCGTCAAGGCGCGCATTCCGCCAGAGCTACTGGAGCAGCATCTGGAATATGTCAAAACCGGCCTGCCTGGGATGGCCTGGGTACGACTGGATAAGCAGAAAAGCTGGCCTGAAGCGCTGACGGTGAGGTTGCCGCAATGA
- a CDS encoding DMT family transporter, with protein MFNLGFLWLALSIGSEITGTSMIKKTNGFSKLAPSVLVVCAYGLCYFALTRAMSTIPVGVAYSLWCGFGIVGVTICSMILYKQKPDLAAIIAMALIISGGVIMNVFSTM; from the coding sequence ATGTTTAATCTCGGATTTTTATGGCTGGCGCTGTCTATCGGCTCCGAAATCACCGGCACCTCGATGATCAAAAAAACCAACGGTTTCAGCAAACTGGCGCCTTCGGTGCTGGTGGTCTGCGCCTATGGCCTGTGCTACTTCGCCCTCACCCGCGCGATGAGCACCATTCCGGTGGGCGTAGCCTACTCGCTGTGGTGCGGCTTCGGTATCGTCGGCGTGACGATCTGCTCCATGATCCTCTATAAGCAGAAACCGGACCTGGCGGCCATTATCGCCATGGCGCTGATTATCTCCGGCGGCGTGATCATGAACGTCTTCTCGACTATGTAA
- a CDS encoding BMC domain-containing protein: MKSLGVIETRGWVAAIQAVDAACKAAGVTCIGYRKPGSGLVSVCFEGEISAIHTAIERGVAVAGAEHTVKSLVIARPERCVVEALSNLKGNPPREQKTAEPVVIPAPEPIVPPAAPNETEDKHPALKKGKKS, from the coding sequence ATGAAAAGTTTAGGCGTAATTGAAACGCGAGGATGGGTCGCCGCCATTCAGGCCGTCGACGCCGCCTGTAAAGCTGCGGGAGTGACCTGCATTGGCTATCGCAAACCAGGCTCCGGGCTGGTGAGCGTCTGCTTTGAAGGGGAGATCAGCGCCATCCACACCGCCATTGAACGCGGCGTGGCGGTCGCAGGCGCCGAGCACACCGTGAAGTCGCTGGTGATTGCCCGCCCGGAGCGCTGCGTGGTTGAAGCGTTAAGCAACCTCAAAGGCAACCCGCCGCGCGAGCAAAAAACGGCCGAACCGGTGGTTATCCCCGCCCCGGAACCTATCGTCCCCCCTGCCGCCCCGAACGAAACGGAAGATAAACATCCGGCGCTGAAGAAAGGGAAGAAGTCATGA
- a CDS encoding DMT family transporter: MSSKTKCWLWMLLVILSETSATSTLKMFGNSEGSTKMLLLVLLIALYCTCYYSLSRAVKDIPVGLAYATWSGTGILVVSTLGMAFYGQHPDTAAIIGMAVIASGIVIMNLFSKMGSEESEEAAPVTPVASMDKKIAN; this comes from the coding sequence ATGTCTTCGAAAACAAAATGCTGGTTATGGATGCTGCTGGTTATCCTCTCCGAAACCTCGGCAACCTCGACGTTAAAAATGTTCGGTAACAGCGAAGGCAGCACAAAAATGCTGCTGCTCGTATTGCTGATTGCGCTCTATTGCACCTGCTATTACTCGCTCTCAAGGGCGGTGAAAGATATCCCGGTCGGCCTGGCGTACGCCACCTGGTCCGGCACCGGTATCCTGGTGGTCTCGACGCTGGGAATGGCATTCTACGGCCAGCATCCGGATACCGCCGCCATCATCGGCATGGCGGTGATCGCCAGCGGCATCGTTATCATGAACCTGTTCTCGAAAATGGGTTCCGAAGAGAGCGAAGAGGCTGCGCCCGTCACGCCAGTCGCCTCCATGGATAAAAAAATCGCCAACTAA
- a CDS encoding phosphate propanoyltransferase, whose translation MIDTLVREKIAARLSATAPAIPVGISNRHVHLAQQDVEALFGKGYSLTPFKPLRQPGQFAAQECVTIVGPKGSLTNVRVLGPTRPVSQLEVSRADCFTLGIKAPVRESGQLENAGSALLIGPAGHVELHSQVICAWRHIHMSPQDARRLNVSNGQKVSVRSNGERQLTFDEVVVRVRDDFALEFHIDTEEANAAGLKNGAQVTLIG comes from the coding sequence ATGATCGACACCCTGGTTCGCGAAAAAATCGCCGCCCGCCTGAGCGCAACGGCGCCGGCGATCCCGGTGGGGATCTCCAACCGCCACGTCCATCTCGCGCAACAGGACGTCGAGGCGTTGTTCGGCAAAGGCTACAGCCTGACGCCGTTTAAACCGCTGCGCCAGCCGGGGCAGTTTGCCGCCCAGGAGTGCGTGACCATTGTCGGGCCGAAGGGCTCGCTGACCAACGTCCGTGTCCTCGGGCCGACCCGCCCGGTTTCGCAACTGGAAGTGTCGCGCGCCGACTGCTTCACGCTCGGGATTAAGGCGCCAGTTCGTGAGTCCGGCCAGTTGGAGAATGCCGGTAGCGCGCTGCTGATTGGGCCCGCTGGCCACGTTGAACTCCATTCGCAGGTGATCTGCGCCTGGCGGCATATTCATATGTCGCCGCAGGATGCGCGCCGACTCAACGTTAGCAATGGCCAGAAGGTCAGCGTGCGCAGCAACGGCGAGCGCCAGCTGACGTTCGATGAAGTGGTGGTGCGGGTGCGCGATGACTTCGCGCTGGAGTTTCACATTGACACCGAAGAAGCCAATGCCGCCGGGTTGAAAAACGGCGCGCAGGTGACGCTCATCGGCTAA
- the cutD gene encoding choline TMA-lyase-activating enzyme → MIAKQELTGRIFNIQKYSIYDGDGIRTLVFFKGCNIRCPWCANPEGLNSQFQVMFSHDKCINCGDCVSVCPAGIHYRAEENGEMKHFVNRNKDCIGCRKCEEICTQNALDIMGKDVTVSELMEIIMQDYDFYISSGGGVTIGGGEMSLQTDFAVALFSECKKMMINTAVETQGTTPLANYQKLAPVTDTFLFDLKQINSEHHKAMLGIGNEGIRRNLEWLVDSGANVIVRMPLIRGYNDSFDAITGAIDYVQKLAKRGNIRRIDMLPYHQLGRKKYERLDMPYPITQDPSYSPDELDRLETFFQQFDFDIRLVRH, encoded by the coding sequence GTGATCGCAAAACAAGAATTAACGGGCCGAATTTTCAATATCCAGAAATATTCGATCTATGACGGCGATGGCATTCGCACGCTGGTGTTTTTTAAGGGCTGCAACATTCGCTGCCCGTGGTGCGCCAACCCGGAAGGGCTGAACAGCCAGTTCCAGGTGATGTTCTCGCACGACAAATGCATTAACTGCGGCGACTGCGTCAGCGTCTGTCCGGCGGGTATTCATTATCGGGCGGAAGAGAACGGCGAAATGAAGCACTTCGTCAACCGCAATAAAGACTGCATTGGCTGTCGCAAATGCGAAGAGATTTGCACCCAGAACGCGCTGGACATTATGGGCAAGGACGTCACCGTCAGCGAGCTGATGGAGATCATCATGCAGGACTACGACTTCTACATCTCCTCCGGCGGCGGCGTGACCATCGGCGGCGGCGAGATGAGCCTGCAGACCGATTTTGCCGTCGCCTTATTCAGCGAATGCAAAAAAATGATGATTAACACCGCCGTCGAAACCCAGGGCACCACCCCGCTTGCCAACTACCAGAAGCTGGCGCCGGTCACCGACACCTTCTTGTTCGACCTTAAGCAGATTAACAGCGAACACCACAAAGCGATGCTCGGTATCGGCAACGAAGGGATCCGCCGCAATCTCGAATGGCTGGTGGATTCCGGCGCCAACGTCATTGTGCGTATGCCGCTCATTCGCGGCTACAACGACTCATTCGACGCCATTACCGGCGCCATTGATTACGTACAGAAGCTGGCGAAGCGTGGAAATATCCGCCGCATCGACATGCTGCCGTACCACCAGTTGGGACGCAAAAAGTACGAACGCCTGGATATGCCCTACCCGATTACCCAGGACCCGTCTTATTCACCGGACGAACTGGACCGGCTGGAAACCTTCTTCCAGCAATTTGATTTTGATATTCGCTTAGTCCGCCATTAA